The Triticum aestivum cultivar Chinese Spring chromosome 7B, IWGSC CS RefSeq v2.1, whole genome shotgun sequence genome window below encodes:
- the LOC123160072 gene encoding pectate lyase, with the protein MEGFQWSRPVSLLLYAVFFLAAAAVSEANIGEFDEYWQRRQLEARARAEATYHPNPIEVANSLNRAVHRTVREESGSRRKLLGLHKKFAGPCKATNPIDRCWRCRDDWATDRMRLARCAQGFGRRATGGLGGKIYIVTDGEDDNVEEPRPGTLRWAVIQNEPLWIIFARPMLIKLKEELLVGSNKTIDGRGVQLRIADGAQVTVQYAHNVIIHNIHVNDLIVGKGGRIRDSPQHIGFRTQSDGDGVSVFGSTDVWLDHLSLATCQDGLIDVIDQSTGVTISNCHLTNHNDVMLFGSSDSNPKDEIMQITVAFNHFGRGLVQRMPRCRWGFFHVVNNDYTHWLMYAIGGSKNPTIISQGNRYIAPPNLAAKLITKRLYAEEAEWKNWVWHSEGDLMLNDAVFTDSGGPNQRKFEKDDLIPPKPGSYVTRLTRFAGCLPCKPGKPC; encoded by the exons ATGGAGGGGTTCCAGTGGAGCAGGCCCGTCTCGTTGCTCTTGTACGCCGTCTTCTtcctggcggcggcggccgtgTCGGAGGCCAACATCGGCGAGTTCGACGAGTACTGGCAGCGGCGCCAGCTGGAGGCCAGAGCCCGCGCGGAGGCCACCTACCATCCCAACCCCATCGAGGTCGCCAACAGCTTGAACCGCGCCGTCCACAGGACCGTTCGGGAGGAGAGCGGCTCGAGGAGGAAGTTGCTGGGACTGCACAAGAAGTTCGCCGGGCCGTGCAAGGCGACGAACCCGATCGACCGGTGCTGGCGGTGCCGCGACGACTGGGCGACGGACCGGATGCGTCTGGCGCGGTGCGCGCAGGGGTTCGGGAGGCGGGCCACGGGCGGGCTGGGCGGGAAGATTTACATCGTCACGGACGGCGAGGACGACAACGTGGAGGAGCCGCGGCCGGGCACGCTCCGGTGGGCCGTGATCCAGAATGAGCCCCTGTGGATCATCTTCGCCAGGCCCATGCTgatcaagctcaaggaggagctgcTGGTCGGCAGCAACAAGACCATCGACGGCCGCGGTGTGCAGCTGCGCATCGCCGACGGCGCGCAGGTGACCGTGCAGTACGCGCACAACGTGATCATCCACAACATCCACGTGAACGACCTTATCGTGGGCAAGGGCGGCAGGATCCGGGACTCGCCGCAGCACATCGGGTTCCGCACCCAGTCGGACGGCGACGGCGTGAGCGTCTTCGGCTCCACCGACGTGTGGCTCGACCACCTCTCCCTCGCCACCTGCCAGGACGGCCTCATCGACGTCATCGACCAGTCCACCGGCGTCACCATCTCCAACTGCCACCTCACCAACCACAACGACGTCATGCTCTTCGGTTCCAGCGACAGCAACCCCAAGGACGAGATCATGCAGATCACCGTCGCCTTCAACCACTTCGGAAGAGGCCTCGTGCAGAGAATGCCAAG GTGCCGATGGGGATTCTTCCACGTGGTGAACAACGACTACACCCACTGGCTCATGTACGCCATCGGCGGCAGCAAGAACCCGACCATCATCAGCCAGGGGAACCGCTACATCGCGCCGCCGAACCTGGCGGCGAAGCTGATCACGAAGCGGCTGTACGCGGAGGAGGCCGAGTGGAAGAACTGGGTGTGGCACTCGGAGGGGGACCTGATGCTCAACGACGCCGTCTTCACCGACAGCGGCGGCCCCAACCAAAGGAAGTTCGAGAAGGATGACCTCATCCCGCCCAAGCCGGGATCGTACGTCACCAGGCTCACGCGCTTCGCCGGCTGCTTGCCGTGCAAGCCCGGCAAGCCCTGCTAA